The Dehalogenimonas lykanthroporepellens BL-DC-9 genome includes a window with the following:
- a CDS encoding zinc/iron permease (PFAM: zinc/iron permease~KEGG: fpl:Ferp_1111 zinc/iron permease), with protein MTLVYILTATIAVSLIALAGVFALLLKKDLENKTLLVMVALSSGALLGGAFLHLLPNAIAKKGEDIAVFMFLLLGFSIFFMLEQFLQWRHEHNTAPTIRPFSYLILTADALHNFIDGLIIAASFIISPPLGIATTLAVALHEIPQEIGDFAALVYGGFRPRKALLFNLLSGLTAVLGGVAGYLAYSIMEASMIYLLPFAAGNFIYIAAADLIPEIKHQKSLKRAALHFIVFLAGIGMMLAVRYL; from the coding sequence ATGACTTTAGTTTATATTCTCACAGCCACCATCGCGGTAAGTCTTATCGCTCTGGCAGGTGTTTTCGCCCTTTTGTTGAAGAAAGACCTGGAAAACAAAACCCTGCTGGTAATGGTAGCTCTTTCCAGCGGTGCCCTGCTTGGCGGGGCTTTTTTGCACCTGTTGCCAAACGCCATCGCGAAAAAGGGAGAGGACATTGCAGTCTTTATGTTCCTGCTACTGGGCTTCTCCATCTTTTTCATGCTGGAACAATTCCTCCAGTGGCGTCATGAACATAACACGGCTCCGACAATCAGGCCCTTTTCCTACCTGATTCTAACCGCGGACGCACTCCATAATTTTATTGACGGACTCATTATCGCCGCCAGTTTTATTATCAGCCCGCCGCTCGGAATCGCCACCACACTAGCCGTGGCCCTGCATGAAATACCACAGGAGATAGGCGACTTCGCCGCCCTGGTTTACGGTGGGTTCAGACCCAGGAAAGCTCTGCTGTTCAACCTTCTTTCCGGCTTGACCGCCGTGTTGGGCGGTGTCGCCGGTTATCTGGCTTATTCCATAATGGAAGCTTCCATGATTTACCTGCTGCCATTTGCTGCCGGCAACTTTATTTATATTGCTGCTGCCGACCTTATTCCGGAAATCAAACACCAGAAGAGCCTGAAAAGAGCGGCTCTGCATTTTATTGTTTTTCTGGCCGGCATCGGCATGATGTTAGCGGTCAGGTATCTATAA
- a CDS encoding Cobyrinic acid ac-diamide synthase (PFAM: Cobyrinic acid ac-diamide synthase; 4Fe-4S ferredoxin iron-sulfur binding domain protein~KEGG: dae:Dtox_1233 cobyrinic acid ac-diamide synthase), whose translation MKEVVILSGKGGTGKTSIVGSFAAIAHDKVMADCDVDAADLHLLLKPITTETHQFRNGQVAVIDKSICTECGLCRDLCRFEAISANTVDPVACEGCGFCFHLCPIGAISMRECQAGEWFISDTRHGPMVHARLGIAQENSGKLVALVRQQARNLAQENGLEYIIVDGPPGIGCPVISSLSGVNLALIITEPTLSGIHDMERILGVCEHFKVPAMVCVNKCDVNEENTRTILEYCKARGVTAETLIPFDNIFTEAMVRGKSVVEYGEGRVTSKIKNMWQKVLSKLNEVPATSP comes from the coding sequence GTGAAAGAAGTGGTTATCCTCAGCGGTAAAGGCGGCACCGGCAAAACCAGCATCGTCGGCTCCTTCGCCGCCATCGCCCATGATAAAGTAATGGCTGACTGCGATGTGGATGCCGCCGATTTGCATCTGCTACTCAAACCTATTACTACGGAGACACACCAGTTCCGCAACGGACAAGTTGCTGTGATTGATAAAAGTATCTGCACCGAATGCGGTTTGTGCCGGGATTTATGCCGTTTTGAAGCCATTAGCGCCAACACTGTTGATCCCGTTGCCTGTGAGGGTTGCGGTTTTTGTTTTCACCTTTGCCCAATTGGAGCCATCAGTATGCGGGAATGCCAGGCCGGAGAATGGTTTATTTCCGATACCCGACACGGACCAATGGTTCATGCCAGGCTGGGCATCGCCCAGGAGAATTCCGGTAAATTAGTAGCGCTGGTAAGGCAACAGGCCAGAAATCTAGCCCAGGAAAATGGGCTGGAGTACATAATTGTCGACGGACCGCCCGGCATCGGCTGTCCGGTTATTTCTTCATTATCCGGAGTAAACCTGGCCCTGATCATTACTGAACCGACCCTGTCCGGCATTCATGACATGGAGAGGATACTTGGGGTCTGTGAGCATTTTAAGGTGCCGGCGATGGTCTGCGTCAATAAATGTGACGTTAATGAGGAAAATACCCGGACTATTTTGGAATACTGTAAGGCTCGCGGGGTAACCGCCGAAACCTTGATTCCTTTTGATAATATTTTCACCGAGGCCATGGTCAGAGGCAAATCCGTGGTGGAATATGGTGAGGGCAGGGTTACCAGCAAAATTAAGAATATGTGGCAAAAAGTATTAAGCAAACTTAATGAAGTGCCGGCTACCTCCCCCTGA
- a CDS encoding hypothetical protein (KEGG: nam:NAMH_1184 bacteriophage replication gene A protein (GPA)) — protein MYPLTFGLETRLREQLADHRVSKNSVPYAWSAFPCSWAVYSADGTGDPVGVFRDEDPLTICLDKFYLFYRYLADRVAESYGLNTASPFWMSVYIQPDLINQSSVLVVQRDIDRIIGLFEHRIRHFKFETPSALEHHLKDDWELLAAKVVTKSDRCQ, from the coding sequence ATGTACCCGCTGACATTCGGGCTGGAAACCAGGCTTAGAGAACAACTGGCTGACCATCGCGTTTCGAAAAATTCAGTCCCATATGCCTGGTCGGCCTTCCCCTGCTCTTGGGCGGTTTATTCAGCCGATGGTACCGGTGACCCGGTCGGAGTATTTCGGGATGAAGACCCGTTGACCATCTGTCTGGACAAGTTTTATCTATTTTACCGGTATCTTGCTGATCGCGTAGCCGAGTCTTACGGGTTGAACACTGCTTCTCCATTTTGGATGAGTGTGTATATCCAGCCGGACTTGATAAATCAAAGTTCCGTTTTAGTAGTTCAACGAGACATTGATCGCATTATCGGCCTTTTCGAACACCGAATCAGACATTTCAAATTCGAAACGCCCTCGGCTCTGGAACACCATCTGAAGGACGATTGGGAACTGCTGGCGGCCAAAGTGGTCACCAAATCTGACCGTTGCCAATAG
- a CDS encoding Dinitrogenase iron-molybdenum cofactor biosynthesis protein (PFAM: Dinitrogenase iron-molybdenum cofactor biosynthesis protein~KEGG: sfu:Sfum_3412 dinitrogenase iron-molybdenum cofactor biosynthesis) → MKIAITAGSPNLDSNVDPRFGRCRYLILLNPETMDHEAIENSSAEAPGGAGIAAAQLVAGKGAQVLLTGNCGPKAYRALSAAGIKVMTGVSGSINDAIKSYKKGELTESTQANVAEHFGTGSGGGFRRGTEIK, encoded by the coding sequence ATGAAAATAGCTATTACCGCCGGTAGTCCAAACCTGGATTCAAACGTGGATCCCCGTTTCGGTCGTTGCAGATATCTGATACTGCTTAACCCGGAAACTATGGACCACGAAGCGATTGAAAATTCCAGCGCCGAGGCTCCCGGCGGTGCCGGTATCGCCGCTGCTCAGCTGGTTGCCGGCAAAGGTGCCCAGGTGTTGTTGACTGGTAACTGCGGCCCTAAAGCCTACCGCGCGCTGTCTGCCGCCGGAATTAAAGTGATGACTGGAGTAAGCGGCAGTATCAATGATGCCATAAAGAGCTACAAAAAAGGGGAACTGACCGAAAGCACCCAGGCTAACGTAGCCGAACATTTCGGTACCGGTAGCGGCGGCGGATTTCGCCGCGGCACCGAAATAAAATAA
- a CDS encoding Cobyrinic acid ac-diamide synthase (PFAM: Cobyrinic acid ac-diamide synthase; 4Fe-4S ferredoxin iron-sulfur binding domain protein~KEGG: dae:Dtox_1234 cobyrinic acid ac-diamide synthase), giving the protein MIISVASGKGGTGKTMVATSLAIALGETRPVQILDCDVEEPNSHIFIKPRFTDSQAVNIPVPKIDEAKCRVCGKCAEVCAYHALAAFLEQVMVFPELCHGCGACSYLCPEKAISEENRQIGSVDSGMAGGISFVQGKLNIGEAMPSPVIRAVRATAKPDSGTVIIDSPPGTSCPMVESIQGSDFCLLVTEPTPFGLNDLKLAAATVKQLGIPCGIVLNRAGIGDGQTEEYCRLEHIPIMLTIPLNAEIASLYSRGKPLVTAINGYKDKFIELFDRIGEKQ; this is encoded by the coding sequence TTGATTATTTCTGTCGCCAGTGGTAAAGGTGGCACCGGAAAAACGATGGTGGCTACCAGTCTGGCTATTGCGTTGGGTGAAACCAGACCGGTACAGATCCTTGACTGCGACGTTGAAGAGCCAAACAGCCATATCTTTATTAAACCACGTTTTACCGACTCACAAGCCGTCAATATACCAGTACCCAAAATAGATGAGGCCAAGTGCCGCGTCTGCGGGAAATGCGCTGAGGTCTGTGCCTACCACGCGCTGGCCGCTTTCTTGGAGCAGGTCATGGTTTTCCCGGAGTTATGCCATGGCTGTGGCGCTTGTAGCTATTTGTGTCCGGAAAAAGCCATCTCGGAAGAAAACCGGCAAATCGGCAGTGTTGATTCAGGCATGGCGGGTGGCATTAGTTTTGTCCAGGGAAAACTGAACATTGGCGAAGCCATGCCCTCACCGGTAATACGAGCGGTGAGGGCAACGGCCAAACCGGACAGCGGCACGGTTATCATTGATTCTCCTCCCGGCACTTCTTGTCCGATGGTAGAGTCAATCCAGGGAAGCGATTTCTGCCTGCTGGTCACCGAACCTACACCTTTTGGCCTGAATGACTTGAAACTGGCCGCGGCTACGGTTAAGCAGTTGGGCATACCCTGCGGCATTGTTCTTAACCGTGCCGGCATCGGCGACGGTCAAACCGAAGAATACTGCCGCCTTGAACACATACCCATCATGCTGACCATACCGCTGAATGCCGAGATAGCCAGCCTTTATTCGCGCGGAAAACCGTTGGTAACGGCTATAAACGGTTACAAAGACAAATTTATTGAACTATTTGATCGTATTGGAGAAAAGCAGTGA
- a CDS encoding conserved hypothetical protein (KEGG: kol:Kole_1131 hypothetical protein), whose product MFGRNFIGAGQQRGAGFGFRGNSPPWPYVGRGRGGLPRCAYYGGSLSAVSPQTISRDEEIHSLKTQTEFLQKELANMEARMHELQKEG is encoded by the coding sequence ATGTTTGGACGTAATTTTATAGGAGCAGGACAGCAAAGAGGCGCTGGATTCGGGTTCAGAGGCAACTCCCCGCCGTGGCCGTATGTCGGCCGGGGCAGGGGCGGATTGCCCAGATGCGCTTATTACGGCGGTAGTTTAAGTGCTGTGTCGCCGCAAACCATTTCCCGTGATGAAGAGATACACTCGCTGAAAACCCAGACGGAATTCCTGCAAAAGGAGTTGGCCAACATGGAAGCCCGAATGCATGAACTGCAAAAAGAGGGATAA
- a CDS encoding DNA mismatch repair protein MutL (KEGG: dev:DhcVS_978 DNA mismatch repair protein, MutL/HexB family~TIGRFAM: DNA mismatch repair protein MutL~PFAM: MutL dimerisation; DNA mismatch repair protein domain protein; ATP-binding region ATPase domain protein), which translates to MPIQQLDRNTVARIAAGEVVERPASVVKELVENAIDAAAGAIDIEIRDGGTALIRVSDDGIGIAAVDLPLALERHATSKITSFDDLDSLSSLGFRGEALSSIAAVAELEVLTATADESGSSLVSRHGEVTVKTAARARGTTVSVSRLFSAVPARLKFLKTTATETGHVTAVVGHYALARPDIRFTLSVDGHRVLASPGSGRLRDAAAEVLGRETAARMMDIDSAIDSMALHGLVAPPEIARANRSGQYFFVNRRWVKSPMLTRALAEAGHGLLTVGRYPIAVLSLTLPPAETDINIHPAKTEIKFRQDSRVFDFIRRSVRSLLVGESPVPVIHESPSSYRPSLDRRASANFIENLFPPTAPGTSSLPEPGLTVARALPALRPVGQIADCYLLAEGPDGLYIIDQHAAHERVMYEKALAARASRVPASQSLLSPRDIGLSPAETTALTGTSDLLKEFGFIVEDFGGRTVLVRAVPAILADGDWETALHEFLNSPESRTRGEQKMAELIACHSAVRAGRTLSPEEIRALLADLERTDLPATCPHGRPTLMKLETSALERHFKRI; encoded by the coding sequence GTGCCAATACAGCAACTCGACCGCAACACCGTCGCCCGCATCGCCGCCGGCGAGGTGGTGGAACGCCCGGCCTCGGTGGTCAAGGAACTGGTGGAAAACGCCATCGACGCCGCCGCCGGAGCCATTGACATTGAAATCAGGGACGGCGGCACCGCCCTCATCCGCGTCAGTGACGACGGCATCGGCATTGCCGCCGTCGACCTGCCCCTGGCTCTTGAACGCCACGCCACTTCCAAGATTACCTCTTTCGACGACCTCGACTCCCTTTCAAGCCTCGGTTTTCGGGGCGAAGCCCTGTCCAGCATAGCCGCTGTGGCCGAACTTGAAGTCCTGACCGCCACCGCGGACGAATCCGGTTCGTCACTGGTTTCTCGCCACGGCGAGGTGACCGTCAAGACCGCCGCCCGCGCCCGCGGCACCACTGTCTCCGTATCCCGGTTGTTCTCAGCCGTCCCGGCACGCCTCAAGTTTTTAAAAACCACCGCTACTGAAACCGGCCACGTTACCGCCGTCGTCGGTCATTACGCCCTGGCCCGGCCGGATATCCGCTTCACGCTGAGCGTTGACGGCCATCGTGTTCTGGCCTCACCGGGTTCCGGCCGACTGCGGGACGCCGCCGCCGAAGTGCTGGGTCGGGAAACCGCCGCCCGGATGATGGATATAGACTCCGCCATTGATTCCATGGCGCTCCACGGCCTGGTCGCGCCCCCGGAAATCGCCCGTGCCAACCGTTCCGGTCAGTACTTTTTCGTCAACCGCCGCTGGGTGAAAAGCCCCATGCTGACCCGGGCGCTGGCAGAAGCCGGCCACGGCCTGTTGACCGTCGGCCGTTACCCGATAGCCGTTCTGTCACTGACCCTGCCCCCGGCTGAAACCGACATCAACATTCATCCGGCCAAGACGGAAATAAAATTCCGCCAGGACTCCCGGGTTTTTGATTTTATCCGTCGCTCCGTCCGCTCGTTATTGGTCGGTGAATCGCCGGTACCGGTGATTCATGAGTCGCCGTCATCCTACCGGCCATCCCTGGACCGCAGAGCCTCGGCGAACTTCATCGAAAACCTCTTCCCGCCGACGGCTCCGGGAACATCGTCACTCCCTGAACCCGGACTGACCGTTGCGCGGGCCCTGCCGGCCCTGCGTCCCGTGGGTCAGATTGCCGACTGCTACCTGCTGGCCGAAGGTCCGGATGGTCTTTATATCATCGACCAGCACGCCGCCCATGAACGGGTCATGTACGAAAAGGCGCTGGCCGCCCGCGCTTCCCGGGTACCGGCGTCGCAATCCCTCCTGTCTCCCCGTGATATCGGTCTGTCCCCGGCGGAAACTACCGCTCTGACCGGGACATCCGACCTGCTGAAAGAATTCGGTTTCATCGTCGAGGATTTCGGCGGCCGAACCGTTCTGGTTCGGGCTGTCCCGGCGATACTGGCCGACGGTGACTGGGAAACCGCCCTCCATGAGTTTCTCAACTCACCGGAATCCCGAACCCGGGGTGAACAGAAAATGGCTGAGTTGATCGCCTGTCACTCCGCCGTCCGTGCCGGCCGCACCCTGTCTCCGGAAGAAATACGGGCGCTTCTGGCCGATCTGGAACGCACCGATTTGCCGGCTACCTGTCCCCACGGCCGGCCCACCCTGATGAAACTGGAAACCTCGGCTCTGGAACGCCATTTCAAACGGATATGA
- a CDS encoding Type II site-specific deoxyribonuclease (KEGG: par:Psyc_0143 putative type II restriction endonuclease DpnI~PFAM: Dam-replacing family protein) — MELNFDPSIAASYHSPTQKARVLTEGWVAGQSYCPNCGHRQLNQFEAGRRVADFFCSVCGEEFELKSKKSVLTGRVVDGAFSAMMERLTSRTNPNLFLMNYDAISHSVTDFLVVPKHFFTPTIIEKRKALSPTARRAGWVGCNILIDDIPRPGRIYLVRNRNIEPLSDVMATWQKTLFLREETNFDSKGWLLDIMSCMDKLNSNEFKLSQIYEFTPILEKLHPDNHHIKDKIRQQLQVLRDRGLLEFLGNGHYRLK, encoded by the coding sequence ATGGAACTTAACTTCGACCCGTCAATAGCCGCTTCCTATCACAGTCCAACCCAGAAAGCCCGAGTTTTGACTGAGGGCTGGGTCGCCGGGCAGTCCTACTGCCCGAATTGTGGGCACCGTCAGCTCAACCAATTCGAAGCCGGCCGGCGGGTTGCCGACTTTTTCTGCTCCGTCTGTGGCGAAGAATTCGAATTAAAAAGCAAGAAATCCGTCCTTACCGGACGGGTCGTTGATGGTGCTTTTTCAGCGATGATGGAAAGGTTGACATCCCGTACCAATCCCAATCTTTTCCTGATGAACTACGACGCCATCAGCCATTCAGTTACTGATTTTCTGGTCGTACCCAAGCATTTCTTCACACCGACGATAATCGAAAAACGCAAAGCTCTTTCTCCCACGGCCCGACGCGCCGGGTGGGTTGGTTGTAACATCCTTATTGACGACATTCCCCGTCCAGGTCGTATATACTTGGTCAGAAACCGAAATATCGAGCCCTTGTCCGATGTCATGGCGACCTGGCAGAAAACTCTTTTTTTACGTGAAGAAACCAACTTCGACTCAAAGGGATGGTTATTGGATATCATGTCGTGTATGGATAAATTGAATAGTAATGAATTCAAATTATCTCAAATCTACGAATTCACCCCCATTCTGGAAAAACTTCATCCCGACAACCATCACATCAAGGATAAAATAAGACAACAATTACAGGTACTGCGCGACCGTGGTTTGCTGGAATTCCTCGGTAATGGCCACTACCGGTTGAAATAA
- a CDS encoding transposase mutator type (KEGG: sth:STH2289 transposase~manually curated~PFAM: transposase mutator type), producing MAKDRMTLLELLRKSGSDGDLDFLREGVKMLAEAVMELEVKQKTGAEKHERSNGRLTYRNGYRGRIWDTRAGTIPLAIPRLRDGSYFPSLLEPRRRAEQALLAVIQEAYVLGISTRKVESLVQSLGLNGVSKSEVSRICGALDDEVERWRHRPLLWRYPYLWLDATYVKVRDSGRVVSQAVIIAYGVRETGEREIIGLEVGPSEDGVFWKEFLRGLVSRGLSGVMLVISDAHLGLKEAISTVLTGVSWQRCRVHFMRNALARVPRGAQAMVSAAIRTIFAQPDRDSAYSQLRRVADNLRLRFGPVADQLEEAEPDILAYTAFPREHWRQLYSTNPLERLNKEIKRRSNVVGIFPNSQSVIRLIGAVLMEQQDEWEVGRRYFSLDSMKKTLEGAQEEPLIMALPA from the coding sequence ATGGCCAAAGACAGGATGACACTTTTGGAACTGCTACGCAAGTCAGGGAGTGACGGTGATCTTGATTTTCTGAGAGAAGGGGTGAAGATGCTGGCCGAAGCGGTCATGGAGCTTGAGGTTAAGCAGAAGACCGGAGCTGAGAAACATGAGCGCAGTAACGGTCGTTTAACCTACCGTAACGGCTACCGGGGGCGTATCTGGGACACCCGGGCCGGCACGATACCCTTGGCGATTCCCCGGTTGCGGGACGGCAGTTATTTCCCCAGCTTGCTCGAGCCCCGGCGCCGGGCGGAACAAGCCTTGCTGGCGGTAATCCAGGAAGCCTATGTATTGGGCATCAGCACCCGCAAGGTGGAATCTCTGGTTCAGTCACTGGGGCTTAACGGGGTCAGTAAGAGCGAGGTATCGCGAATATGCGGGGCTCTGGACGATGAAGTGGAACGATGGCGCCACCGGCCTTTGTTATGGCGTTATCCCTATCTGTGGCTGGACGCGACCTACGTCAAGGTCAGGGATTCAGGGCGGGTGGTCAGTCAGGCGGTAATTATCGCCTACGGAGTCCGTGAAACCGGAGAACGCGAGATCATCGGGCTTGAGGTCGGCCCCAGTGAAGACGGTGTATTCTGGAAAGAGTTTCTGCGGGGGTTGGTCAGCCGTGGTTTGAGCGGGGTGATGCTGGTAATCAGTGATGCTCATCTGGGACTGAAGGAAGCCATCAGCACGGTACTCACCGGGGTATCGTGGCAACGCTGCCGGGTGCACTTCATGCGCAATGCGCTGGCCAGAGTGCCGCGGGGCGCCCAGGCTATGGTATCTGCCGCTATCCGGACCATCTTCGCTCAACCTGACCGCGACAGCGCTTACAGCCAGCTCCGCCGGGTAGCCGATAACCTCAGACTCCGATTCGGTCCTGTGGCCGACCAATTGGAAGAGGCAGAACCGGATATCCTGGCCTATACCGCCTTCCCCCGGGAACACTGGCGGCAACTGTACTCTACCAATCCCCTGGAGAGACTGAACAAGGAAATCAAGCGCCGCAGTAATGTGGTCGGCATCTTTCCCAACAGCCAATCGGTAATCAGGCTGATTGGGGCGGTGTTAATGGAACAGCAGGACGAGTGGGAGGTCGGACGACGCTACTTTTCTTTGGATTCGATGAAGAAAACGCTGGAAGGGGCGCAGGAGGAACCCCTGATCATGGCTTTACCAGCTTGA
- a CDS encoding ATPase-like, ParA/MinD (PFAM: ATPase-like, ParA/MinD; protein of unknown function DUF59~KEGG: det:DET0104 hypothetical protein), producing the protein MISKSTVLATLEELKIPETPYKLKELRLIRDLKVENDTVIVVLSSGALPPEIFKRLEASVKQALEHQSGVDRIEINRAENKPSELNRIKNVVAVMSGKGGVGKSTISSLLAVSLQRLGYSVGILDADITGPSIPKLFGISGKPLGSEKGIIPLSSGTLIRIMSINLVLNSDSDSVIWRGPLISKAIGQFWEDVLWGELDYLIVDLPPGTSDAALTAMQQIPLTAVLMVTTPQALAGLIVRKAMDMTQKMEIPVLGLAENMAFFPNPTTGEAIEIFGRSQAGEILKMFKLPLIIRLPIDPKLAELCDAGKIEHYSSDAINNIGTAVVERLAALKDGKGQ; encoded by the coding sequence ATGATTTCAAAAAGCACCGTACTAGCTACACTTGAGGAACTCAAGATTCCGGAAACACCCTACAAGCTGAAAGAACTGAGATTAATCAGGGATTTGAAAGTTGAAAATGATACGGTTATTGTTGTCTTATCCAGCGGTGCCTTGCCGCCGGAAATATTTAAACGACTGGAAGCATCCGTCAAGCAAGCTTTGGAGCACCAGTCCGGCGTTGACCGGATAGAGATAAACAGAGCGGAAAATAAACCAAGTGAACTGAACCGAATTAAAAATGTAGTGGCGGTGATGAGCGGCAAGGGCGGCGTCGGCAAGTCCACCATCAGTAGCCTGCTGGCTGTTTCCCTGCAACGCCTTGGTTACAGCGTTGGTATCTTGGACGCCGATATTACCGGCCCGAGCATCCCCAAGCTTTTCGGTATTTCCGGTAAGCCGCTAGGTAGTGAAAAAGGCATAATACCTTTATCTTCCGGTACTTTAATCCGTATTATGTCAATCAATCTTGTCTTAAACAGTGATTCCGATTCCGTGATATGGCGCGGGCCTTTAATCAGCAAGGCCATAGGCCAATTCTGGGAAGATGTACTGTGGGGTGAACTGGATTACCTGATCGTTGACCTGCCGCCTGGCACGTCAGATGCGGCCTTGACAGCTATGCAACAGATACCGTTAACCGCGGTATTAATGGTGACCACGCCTCAGGCATTGGCCGGTCTGATAGTACGCAAGGCAATGGATATGACTCAAAAAATGGAAATCCCGGTGCTGGGGCTGGCAGAAAACATGGCTTTCTTTCCCAACCCGACCACCGGTGAGGCGATTGAGATTTTTGGCCGCAGTCAGGCCGGGGAAATACTGAAAATGTTCAAGCTCCCTTTAATAATCCGATTGCCCATTGACCCAAAACTGGCGGAACTGTGCGATGCCGGAAAAATCGAGCACTATTCATCCGACGCTATCAATAATATAGGCACCGCCGTTGTTGAAAGACTGGCCGCTTTGAAAGACGGAAAAGGGCAATGA